In Betta splendens chromosome 19, fBetSpl5.4, whole genome shotgun sequence, the following proteins share a genomic window:
- the LOC129603415 gene encoding regulator of G-protein signaling 9-like, translating into PLTSQLCRFTTPVPHLAVYSGVAEPPGPAPGPAPGHAHASPSLPFLAHSPVCPSPISVALDSTSASGDGNPEARAPAAGPAPRSRVALSLRRLLRRSCAPSAMFASLSPKCQSAGGTSSRVQRVGPEQPGQAPPRRTGNFFQIKVDIPPECRIYPIESEDEDEEARAASRGVGAKEIICPWESLTPHNGAS; encoded by the exons cctttgacctcacagcTGTGCCGCTTCACCACGCCTGTCCCGCACCTGGCCGTGTACTCGGGCGTGGCCGAGCCGCCCGGCCCCGCCCCCGGCCCCGCCCCCGGCCACGCCCACGCCTCGCCCTCGCTGCCCTTCCTGGCCCACAGCCCCGTGTGCCCGTCGCCCATCAGCGTGGCGCTGGACAGCACCTCGGCCTCCGGCGACGGGAACCCGGAGGCGCGGGCGCCGGCGGCCGGGCCCGCGCCCCGGTCCCGCGTGGCGCTGTCTCTGCGccggctgctgaggaggagctgcgcgCCCTCCGCCATGTTCGCCAGCCTGTCGCCCAAATGCCAGTCGGCCGGCGGGACGAGCAGCCGCGTCCAGCGCGTGGGGCCGGAGCAGCCGGGCCAGGCTCCTCCCAGACGGACCGGCAA TTTCTTCCAGATTAAAGTGGACATCCCCCCCGAGTGCCGCATCTACCCCATCGAGtctgaggacgaggacgaggaggccaGGGCCGCTTCCCGAGGGGTCGGCGCCAAAGAGATCATCTGCCCCTGGGAGAGTCTGACGCCGCACAACGGCGCCAGCTAA
- the LOC114845791 gene encoding regulator of G-protein signaling 9-like, with protein sequence MTIRNTLLDHGQRFRPRMACLKKAEKVLLEMQDPKTGVKSQIQRLVITTIPHALTGEDIIAWLAERFHVDAQEARHLGSTLVALGYIYPLQHHKRLIVKADASLYRFQTPYFWPTQQWPVEDTDYAIYLAKRNIRKKGMLELHEQEQYSHLHKWMNHKWDFIVMQAKEQYRAAKERKKPDRVVFDCQERAYWVVHRPPPGTVSAMDYGLNRRVDPGADEVTTPDFFERIMIFTQQSIMRPRVKSSVSIGALVKHCAIYHGHDPFLSKCLPSNPWLTDDVTSWNLNMPNVETPTKMRVERWTFSFGELLSDPRGRDDFRLFLRKEFSGENLAFWEACEDLKWGAAATMREKAEQIYKTFLARGAPRWINIDGKTMEITVNGLKHPHRYVLDAAQTHIYMLMKKDSYGRYLKSPVFKETLRKAACPEEHKFTDAQLEHNARNRRPSLSPIILRQQEQEQRARTAASAPVDITQVMSRLSRRSKDAEPRPAAQGVRGT encoded by the exons ATGACGATTAGAAACACTCTGCTGGACCACGGACAGAGATTCCGCCCGCGCATGGCTTGTCTCAAAAAG GCGGAGAAGGTGTTGCTGGAGATGCAGGACCCCAAAACGGGAGTGAAGTCCCAGATTCAGAGGCTGGTGATCACGACGATCCCACACGCTCTCACCG GTGAAGATATAATTGCATGGTTGGCAGAAAGATTCCACGTGGACGCACAAG AAGCCAGACATTTGGGCTCCACCCTGGTGGCGCTCGGCTACATCTACCCGCTGCAGCACCACAAACGGCTGATCGTCAAAGCCGACGCGTCGCTCTATCGCTTCCAG ACGCCGTACTTCTGGCCCACGCAGCAGTGGCCCGTGGAGGACACCGACTACG CCATCTACCTCGCCAAGAGGAACATACGCAAGAAAGGCATGCTGGAGCTGCACGAGCag GAGCAGTACAGCCATCTTCACAAGTGGATGAACCACAAGTGGGACTTCATAGTGATGCAGGCCAAGGAGCAGTACAG GGCTgcaaaggagaggaagaaaccGGACCGCGTGGTGTTTGACTGCCAGGAGAGGGCGTACTGGGTGGTTCACAGGCCCCCG CCAGGGACGGTGAGCGCCATGGACTACGGACTGAACCGACGGGTGGACCCCGGCGCCGACGAG gtgacAACTCCCGACTTCTTTGAGAGAATT aTGATCTTCACGCAGCAGTCGATCATGAGGCCCAGAGTCAAGTCGTCCGTGTCCATCGGCGC ACTGGTCAAACACTGCGCCATCTACCACGGACACGACCCCTTCCTTTCCAAGTGTCTTCCCAGCAACCCCTGGCTCACCGACGACGTGACGTCGTGGAACCTGAACATGCCCAA TGTGGAGACGCCCACTAAAATGCGCGTGGAGAGGTGGACGTTCAGCTTCGGGGAGCTGCTGTCGGACCCTCGAGGGAGAGACGATTTCAGGCTCTTCCTGAGGAAAGAATTCAGCG GCGAGAACCTGGCTTTCTGGGAGGCCTGCGAGGACCTGAAGTGGGGAGCGGCTGCAACCATGAGGGAGAAAGCGGAGCAGATCTACAA GACGTTCCTGGCGAGAGGCGCCCCACGCTGGATCAACATCGATGGGAAGACCATGGAAATCACCGTGAACGGCCTGAAACACCCGCACAGATACGTCCTGGACGCGGCGCAGACGCACATCTACATGCTGATGAAGAAG GACTCCTACGGACGCTACCTGAAGTCCCCGGTGTTCAAGGAGACGCTGAGGAAGGCGGCGTGTCCTGAGGAGCACAAGTTCAC TGACGCCCAGTTGGAGCACAACGCCAGGAACAGACGGCCCAGTCTCAGCCCCATCATCCTccggcagcaggagcaggagcagagggcCCGGACGGCAGCGAGCGCCCCCGTGGACATAACGCAGGTCATGAGCCGACTCAGCAGGCGGAGCAAGGACGCGGAGCCCCGTCCTGCTGCTCAGGGAGTCAGGGGAACATGA
- the LOC114845814 gene encoding guanine nucleotide-binding protein subunit alpha-13-like: MADFLPTRSVLKVCLPVCLLNSGEGEQLRKSKEIDRCLSREKTYVKRLVKILLLGAGESGKSTFLKQMRIIHGQDFDQRAREEFRGTIYSNVIKGIRVLVDAREKLHIPWGDPDNQRHGDTVMAFDTRSAQMVNGQLETFVFLGYLPAIKALWEDSGIQHAYDRRREFQLGESVKYFLDNLDKLGELNYIPSQQDILLARKPTKGIHEYDFEIKNVPFKMVDVGGQRSERRRWFECFDCVTSILFLVSSSEYDQVLMEDRQTNRLRESLDIFETIVNNRVFINVSIILFLNKTDLLEEKVKSVPLKDYFPDYTGPEHSLPDIQSFMVDCFRAKRRDANQKPLYHHFTTAINTENIRLVFRDVKDTILHDNLKQLMLQ; encoded by the exons ATGGCGGATTTCCTGCCGACCAGGTCCGTGTTAAAAGTTTGTCTGCCCGTGTGCCTGCTCAACAGCGGCGAAGGGGAGCAGCTCCGAAAGTCCAAGGAGATCGACCGATGCCTCTCCCGCGAGAAAACGTACGTGAAGCGGCTGGTGAAGATCCTGCTTCTGGGCGCTGGCGAGAGCGGCAAGTCGACTTTCCTCAAACAAATGCGGATCATCCACGGCCAGGACTTCGACCAGCGAGCCCGCGAGGAGTTCCGAGGCACCATCTACAGCAACGTTATCAAAG GTATACGCGTGCTGGTGGACGCGCGGGAGAAGCTGCACATCCCGTGGGGCGACCCGGACAACCAGCGGCACGGGGACACGGTGATGGCGTTCGACACGCGCTCGGCCCAGATGGTGAACGGGCAGCTGGAGACGTTCGTGTTCCTGGGCTACCTGCCCGCCATCAAAGCGCTGTGGGAGGACTCGGGCATACAGCACGCCTACGACCGCCGCCGGGAGTTTCAGCTG GGCGAGTCGGTGAAGTATTTCTTGGATAATCTGGATAAGCTTGGCGAGCTG AATTACATTCCCAGTCAACAGGACATCCTGCTGGCCCGTAAACCCACCAAAGGCATTCACGAGTATGACTTTGAGATCAAGAATGTTCCCTTCAAGATGGTAGACGTGGGGGGGCAGCGGTCGGAGCGAAGGCGCTGGTTCGAGTGCTTCGACTGCGTCacctccatcctcttcctcgtctcctcctctgaatACGACCAG GTGCTGATGGAGGACAGGCAAACTAATCGGCTGCGCGAATCCCTCGACATCTTTGAGACGATTGTCAACAATCGTGTCTTTATCAATGTTTCAATCATTCTCTTCCTCAACAAGACagacctgctggaggagaaggtaAAGAGTGTTCCGCTCAAGGACTATTTTCCTGACTACACCGGGCCGGAGCACAGCCTGCCGGATATCCAGTCATTCATGGTGGATTGCTTCCGGGCCAAGAGGCGTGACGCCAACCAGAAGCCGCTGTACCACCACTTCACCACTGCCATCAACACGGAGAACATCAGGCTGGTGTTCCGGGACGTCAAGGACACCATCCTGCACGACAACCTCAAACAGCTCATGCTCCAATGA